The DNA region CGTCCGCTGGACCGTCTGCTTTATGTCCGCCTGAATATCTGAATACAATCGTCCCGCAGCTTAACAGCGTTAAATCAAGGCCATGGCGGTTTCTCAGTGAGGGAGTATTGAAAAATGGAACACTAAAATGAGCATTTATCTCAAAGATTTTATCGATAGTTTTATTGAAAGGAAAATAAAAGCAGATGAATTTGCTGGCTGCTATATGTCTAAGTAGCGATACGAGCGAGATAGTGATCTTCTCAGCAAAGATGAGAATCATTTAAGCGTATTGTCATTGAATATTTTTTGACTGGCTGACATGTACAATCCTGATGAAGATCGCAAAGAATATGAGTTCAATGAAGATCCATTACGTGATCAGATCGAAAAACTCAACCTGGATTATTGAGATAAAGATTCTTTATTTCTGGTCCACATTGTCGGGATTGTTTTATCCGCTGTTAGCCAAAGGGTTGTTTACCCCACTTAAAACCGGTGCATCGCTTCTGAAGAGGCCTTCACCGTGGTGAGCAGGCTTTTACCATCGCCGAAAAACCTTGCGGATAATTCTCCTTCTGATACCGCGATTGTTGTTAACTAACCGGCGGATCGCACAGAGGATTAGCACTCTCGCCTGAAATTACACGCCGCCGATGGCAGTCGCCAGGCCCCAGCGTGTTGCCGTCGCATGAACGAACCTCCAGCGGCTGAACAGGTTCTCCATGCGTGTTATCAACAAGGACAGAATGTATTTCGCCCTCCTCAAACATGTAACGCTCTCCCCACTGGCGCAGCGCCACGACGATGGGGAAAATAGTCCGCCCTTTGTCGGTAAGCACATATTCGCCATACGCGCTGCCGTCTGAGGCGGGACAGATCTCAAACACACCGACATCAACCAGCTGTTTCAGTCGGGAAGAGAGAATATTTTTGGCCAGCCCCAGGTTCTTCTGGAACTCACTGAATCGGCGTACATCATCAAACGCCTCACGGATAATCATCAGGCACCAACGTTCACCAATTGATTCCAGTGTTCTTGCTACCGGACATTCGCTGGTTCTGAGTGATTCCTGCTTTGCCATCCGTTTTCTCTCTACATCTGCTTTTGATGATTACAGCATAGCGCCCCGAGAAAGAGGTTGCAAAAAAAAACCACTCAGGTAAGTTCTGGCTAACGTAGTTTCAAAAAGAAACCAGAGAGGGACGGTATGCGCGATAAGGCGGACAACAATTCTGTCGTTGAGATTCAAGCGCCTGTAACAAGTGCCACGGTGCTGACACCGGGGATAACATTTTTGTTCTCATTCACTTGTGCTCTGGCGGTGGCAAATGTCTATTCTGCTCAGCCGCTGCTTGAATCAATGGCAACCAGCCTGAAAGTAGAGCCCGCTATCATAGGCAGCGTCGTCACCTTAACCCAAACCGGTTATTTAGCGGGTTTACTCTTTCTGGTTCCCCTCGGCGACCGGATAAACAGAAAAACACTCGTGATCATGCTGCTGTTGCTTTCCGTGCTGGCGCTGGTAATGGCAGGATTATCAAAGAATCTGCCGATTCTGCTTGGCGCGATGCTATTAATCGGCTTAATGGCCGTCGTGGTTCAGCTCATGGTTGCCTGGGCAGCGATACTGGCAGCGCCTGACAGACGCGGCATGGCGGTGGGTAACGTCACCAGCGGCATCGTTTTGGGGATCCTGCTGGCCCGCTTCATCTCTGGAACCCTTGCCGACCTGGCCGGCTGGCGGGCGGTTTATCTTATTGCTGCCTGCCTGATGTTGCTAATAGCATTACTCTTTATGAAAGTGATGCCAGCGTCGTTGCCGCAGGCAAAAACACCCTCTTATCTCTCTCTTTTGCTGGCTGTTTTTCGCCTGTATATCACGGAACCTCAATTGAGAACGCGTGGCGTTTTGACTCTGCTTATCTTTGCGGCTTTTAGCATGCTCTGGACCACAATGGTGATGCCGTTAACGGCCATGTCGCTGTCACATACGCAGACAGGCATGTTTGGTTTAGCGGGCATAGCGGGTGCGCTGGCGGCCTCAAAAGCGGGATTATGGGCAGACAAAGGCAACGGACAGCGCGCTACCGGATTGGCGCTGATAGTGCTAACACTCTCATGGCTGCCCATCGCGTATACCGAAACCTCCCTGCTGTGGCTGATTATCGGCATCATCATGCTGGACTTCGCGGTACAGACCGTTCATGTAATCAATCAGAGCGTCATCATTGCTGACAGGCCAGCAGAGGCGAGCCGCCTCGTCGGTGCTTATATGTGTTTTTATTGCGTTGGCAGCGCCTCTGGTGCCCTTGCCGCAACGCAGCTTTATGCGCTCTGGGGATGGCAATCCGTCTGTATTGCCGGTGCTTTGGTGAGTGCCTGTGCTTTTATCCTGTGGGCAGGATTATCCAGATCATGAAATTACATCATCTGCTGCTTGCGATTCTGATCACGGCGATTTGGGGCGTTAACTTTTCAGTGATTAAGCTGGGCCTGAGTTCTGTGGATCCGTTAATTCTGGCCGGTATACGCTTTACCTTATGCGCCTTGCCCGCGTTATTCTTTATAAAAAAACCGGATGTC from Duffyella gerundensis includes:
- a CDS encoding winged helix-turn-helix transcriptional regulator; the protein is MAKQESLRTSECPVARTLESIGERWCLMIIREAFDDVRRFSEFQKNLGLAKNILSSRLKQLVDVGVFEICPASDGSAYGEYVLTDKGRTIFPIVVALRQWGERYMFEEGEIHSVLVDNTHGEPVQPLEVRSCDGNTLGPGDCHRRRVISGESANPLCDPPVS
- a CDS encoding MFS transporter, which codes for MRDKADNNSVVEIQAPVTSATVLTPGITFLFSFTCALAVANVYSAQPLLESMATSLKVEPAIIGSVVTLTQTGYLAGLLFLVPLGDRINRKTLVIMLLLLSVLALVMAGLSKNLPILLGAMLLIGLMAVVVQLMVAWAAILAAPDRRGMAVGNVTSGIVLGILLARFISGTLADLAGWRAVYLIAACLMLLIALLFMKVMPASLPQAKTPSYLSLLLAVFRLYITEPQLRTRGVLTLLIFAAFSMLWTTMVMPLTAMSLSHTQTGMFGLAGIAGALAASKAGLWADKGNGQRATGLALIVLTLSWLPIAYTETSLLWLIIGIIMLDFAVQTVHVINQSVIIADRPAEASRLVGAYMCFYCVGSASGALAATQLYALWGWQSVCIAGALVSACAFILWAGLSRS